One Chryseobacterium sp. StRB126 genomic region harbors:
- a CDS encoding alpha-2-macroglobulin family protein produces the protein MKRFSKIFMLSLLSLGFSPVFAQKYYDDQWKKIAENSQKGAYKSNLPIILDLENQAMKENNTIQLIRSLKAEFSIVNQTVDDDQNDAASKFFKKLQEAEGKLKGEEKLVYKVLLNGFFQDYFNQNYWKINGRTNINTQNPAQIETWTKLDFKNYLTKTYQELDLQKQELKKVSLEKYKDLFSDTKDIAYFPSLYDWSSLKKIAFLSENNIFTKNELTENRKSINPIFDELIAQNNGNPKLYFMKEKLVDNCNFNQCKDKLEQLQKLAKSDVQGDYKVVIMEDIMDELVMKNKAKEAIAVAAQAKSEYPKSPFIENIKNKENQIINPVLSIKYEKQTQNNLPIHLIAESKNVSEFSINIYEVKEDFLSLIKYVQNPYADNYFSKVKKNLVRKESYQLSDPKDYQLHKTSLEIKPLPSGVYVAEYSVAGADTKENNPEKNFYFLVSGNKIIYQSRSSRNSLADDLKLVNSENGKPVANENISFYEFVNNNSINKIEGKTNEKGVFKFPATTNKEYYRTYLIQQPKTNDFQIMQVYGNNGREDYNPNKEARSKAQIFTDRAIYRPGQMVYFKVVNTRLNNETESVTSGLKQKITLMDANNQEVSSQSFTTNEFGSYHGSFMLPKGKLNGTFFLNTDGDGQGYKDIRVEEYKRPKFEVTFEPIKDEYKYGQTIELKGKAMMFSGVALSNTTVNYEIKKQNIRWRYFWWYPRGNDNENSILGEAKTNEKGEFVIRLDLKKDEKLEGIQIDNYQINASVTDINGETQSANTDLKVASVSHYIKADEIKNIFSDENVKLKVETKNYNEQVLKKAYQVKLLKLAAPDRIFRDNFKAEVQNLPTYSKTEFISKFPHDLFDKNDEIKNWKTEKVVIERQQQSSSDTQSSDLDLGKLEAGDYQLELFNIEGKDTIKSAQYFSVWDKNPLKPIQKTFLTVIAPKNETVRGETAKVFVYSAIPDALVNVFVQDGSGKTITETHQLKKGILEYTADIPKDRSVSELNLQFQLVAFNDVQTETVALKIKDTEKPLKIETVTFRDKLEPNSKEKWTVKVTGNDKEKVNAEVLANMYDMSLDQFAVNTYGWDKLYTPFNIITSYDVREYLLQKSYQKRLKYFNGNYVAVPNFNWFDGSLFYSLGGNGGISPKLRRKGAPGAMPTAPIARNSVMAEEVVMKGYGQKESAIAGKVAGVQVADAAEADQAEFKESLEKVPVRQNLNETAFFYPDLKTDAEGNVNFEFTSPEALTKWKLMFLAHTKDARAATLEKEVVTQKEFSVTPNYPRFLREGDELNLQSKLSNLTNKKMNGSAELQILDAFTNENISSKFGITSGTQNFDLNENGNGALTWKLKVPNNVSSIILKVVAKAGAYSDGEQQAVAVLPNRMLVTDAAPVFVKEGETKTFVLDNLKNNTSTTASNVSNTLELTTNPIWEIMFALPSLKNDQNNSADVIFNKWFADVLASEIFKANPKMKTVFDEYQGKGLLNSNLEKNQELKQLLLDETPWVLESKNEAEQMQKLALLFDVNTMRNSINQNWDDFSKLQNPDGGFSWYAGYPSSYSTSLYILKNLGKINLWLKDNAKEYQSAGQNALVSKLIQYVDNEISKYADTKKENVWSNWVLDYLDTRNYWEKQYPLKGKGAALKTLVKQKAKTAKITDFTFFGLHRAALLMNDYGVKDVSDKLMTYLKETSTDTKTQGVYWKQNLNDWGWFSSKVVNHAGALEAFNTLKANDTNFIEDAKIWLVTQKEVNSWGSSRGTAEVIFTILNSGKSWTGAESDKATIVWGGKEIVPQTQATGYVKSTVKTDAIDKNLGTVTITKPGPGIVQGGLFWQYYEDLDKIKSSENYISVTKELYKKVKTVNGEELQKISPETPLKVGDKVTVRMILNTDRAMEFIHIKDMRAAGFEPLDALSGYQWKNNLGYYQSSKDASTNFYIQYMPKGKYVFEYDVVANASGKFSNGITTMQNYYAPQMNAHTKGTGIQILE, from the coding sequence AAGAGAAATTGGTATATAAAGTCCTGTTGAATGGTTTTTTCCAGGATTATTTTAATCAAAATTACTGGAAGATCAATGGAAGAACCAATATCAATACGCAGAATCCTGCACAGATTGAGACCTGGACAAAACTTGATTTCAAAAATTATTTAACGAAAACCTATCAGGAACTGGATCTTCAGAAACAGGAACTGAAGAAAGTTTCTTTGGAAAAATATAAAGACCTGTTTTCAGACACAAAAGATATCGCTTATTTCCCAAGTCTGTATGATTGGTCCTCTCTTAAAAAGATTGCTTTTTTATCGGAGAATAATATTTTTACAAAAAATGAACTCACAGAGAACAGAAAATCTATCAATCCTATTTTTGATGAATTGATTGCACAGAATAATGGTAATCCAAAGCTGTACTTCATGAAGGAAAAGCTGGTGGATAACTGTAATTTCAATCAATGCAAAGATAAGCTTGAGCAACTTCAGAAGTTAGCTAAATCTGATGTGCAGGGAGATTATAAAGTGGTCATCATGGAAGATATCATGGATGAGCTGGTGATGAAAAATAAAGCAAAAGAGGCTATTGCTGTAGCGGCTCAGGCCAAAAGTGAGTATCCGAAATCTCCTTTCATCGAAAATATTAAAAACAAGGAAAACCAGATTATCAATCCGGTATTGAGCATCAAATATGAAAAGCAGACCCAGAATAACCTGCCAATTCATTTGATTGCGGAGTCTAAGAATGTTTCAGAGTTTTCAATCAATATTTATGAGGTAAAAGAAGACTTTTTATCCCTGATAAAATATGTGCAGAATCCTTATGCTGATAACTATTTCAGTAAAGTAAAAAAGAATCTGGTGAGAAAAGAATCTTATCAGCTTTCAGATCCGAAGGATTATCAGCTTCATAAAACTTCACTGGAAATTAAGCCGCTTCCTTCAGGAGTATATGTTGCAGAATATTCAGTGGCAGGGGCAGATACAAAGGAGAACAATCCGGAAAAGAATTTCTATTTTCTGGTTTCAGGAAACAAGATTATTTATCAGTCCAGATCTTCCAGGAATTCATTGGCAGACGATCTGAAGTTGGTTAACAGTGAAAATGGAAAACCGGTAGCCAATGAAAACATCAGTTTTTATGAATTTGTCAATAACAATTCAATCAATAAAATTGAAGGGAAAACCAATGAGAAAGGAGTTTTTAAATTCCCTGCTACGACTAATAAAGAATACTACAGAACATATCTGATTCAGCAGCCTAAAACCAATGATTTTCAGATCATGCAAGTATATGGAAATAATGGACGTGAAGACTATAACCCTAACAAAGAAGCCCGTTCCAAAGCTCAGATCTTTACAGACAGAGCGATCTACAGACCTGGACAAATGGTATATTTCAAAGTAGTGAATACCCGTTTAAATAATGAGACGGAATCTGTAACTTCAGGATTGAAGCAGAAAATTACCCTGATGGATGCCAATAATCAGGAAGTTTCTTCCCAAAGTTTTACCACCAATGAATTTGGTTCCTATCATGGTAGTTTTATGTTGCCAAAAGGAAAACTGAACGGTACATTTTTCCTGAATACGGACGGAGATGGCCAGGGATACAAAGACATTAGAGTAGAAGAATACAAAAGACCAAAGTTTGAAGTTACTTTTGAACCCATAAAAGATGAATACAAATACGGTCAGACCATAGAACTGAAAGGGAAAGCCATGATGTTCTCCGGAGTAGCTTTAAGCAATACAACAGTAAATTACGAGATTAAAAAGCAAAATATCCGTTGGAGATATTTCTGGTGGTATCCGAGAGGAAATGATAATGAAAATTCAATTTTGGGAGAAGCTAAAACCAATGAAAAAGGAGAGTTTGTCATTCGTTTAGATCTTAAGAAAGATGAAAAATTAGAGGGAATTCAGATTGATAACTATCAGATCAATGCTTCCGTTACTGATATCAATGGAGAAACTCAATCAGCGAATACAGATCTGAAGGTAGCTTCAGTTTCTCATTACATCAAAGCTGATGAAATCAAAAATATATTCAGTGATGAAAATGTAAAATTAAAGGTAGAAACCAAAAATTATAACGAACAGGTTCTTAAAAAAGCCTATCAGGTTAAGCTGTTAAAACTGGCTGCTCCGGATAGAATTTTCAGAGATAATTTCAAAGCTGAAGTTCAGAATCTTCCAACTTATTCAAAAACAGAATTTATCAGCAAGTTCCCACACGATTTGTTTGATAAGAATGATGAAATCAAAAACTGGAAAACTGAAAAAGTAGTTATAGAAAGACAACAGCAATCATCTTCCGATACTCAGTCTTCTGATTTGGATTTAGGAAAACTGGAGGCAGGAGATTATCAATTGGAGCTGTTCAATATTGAAGGAAAAGACACGATCAAATCGGCTCAATATTTCAGTGTTTGGGATAAAAACCCTCTGAAACCGATTCAGAAAACCTTCTTAACGGTGATTGCACCAAAGAATGAAACAGTAAGAGGTGAAACAGCAAAAGTATTTGTGTACTCAGCAATTCCTGATGCATTAGTGAATGTCTTTGTTCAGGATGGATCCGGTAAAACGATTACAGAAACGCATCAGCTGAAAAAGGGCATTCTTGAATACACGGCTGATATTCCAAAAGATAGAAGTGTTTCTGAACTGAATCTTCAGTTCCAGTTGGTTGCATTTAATGATGTACAGACAGAAACAGTTGCACTGAAGATCAAGGATACCGAGAAGCCTTTAAAAATTGAAACGGTTACTTTCAGAGATAAGTTAGAGCCAAATTCAAAAGAAAAATGGACGGTAAAAGTTACCGGAAACGATAAAGAAAAGGTGAATGCGGAAGTATTGGCCAATATGTATGACATGTCTTTAGACCAGTTTGCTGTGAATACCTATGGCTGGGATAAATTATACACCCCATTCAACATTATTACTTCTTATGATGTGAGAGAATATCTGTTGCAGAAAAGCTATCAGAAACGATTGAAATATTTCAATGGAAATTACGTAGCAGTTCCGAACTTTAATTGGTTTGATGGTAGCTTGTTTTATAGCCTGGGAGGAAATGGAGGAATATCTCCTAAATTACGTCGGAAAGGTGCGCCAGGTGCAATGCCGACAGCTCCTATTGCTAGAAATTCAGTAATGGCTGAAGAAGTGGTAATGAAAGGATATGGACAAAAAGAATCGGCTATAGCTGGTAAAGTGGCAGGTGTTCAGGTTGCAGATGCAGCAGAAGCAGATCAGGCAGAATTCAAAGAATCACTGGAAAAAGTTCCTGTACGTCAAAACCTAAATGAAACGGCATTCTTCTATCCGGATCTGAAAACCGATGCAGAAGGAAATGTTAACTTTGAATTCACTTCTCCGGAAGCATTAACAAAATGGAAATTGATGTTCCTGGCTCATACAAAAGATGCAAGAGCAGCTACCTTGGAGAAAGAAGTGGTAACCCAGAAAGAATTCTCAGTAACGCCAAACTATCCGAGATTCTTAAGAGAAGGCGATGAATTGAATTTACAGTCAAAACTTTCCAACCTTACCAATAAAAAAATGAATGGTTCTGCAGAATTACAGATTTTAGATGCCTTCACCAATGAAAACATTTCTTCAAAATTCGGAATCACTTCAGGAACACAGAATTTTGACTTAAATGAAAACGGAAACGGGGCATTAACCTGGAAACTAAAAGTTCCAAACAATGTATCCTCTATCATTTTAAAAGTAGTAGCGAAAGCAGGAGCTTATTCTGACGGAGAACAACAGGCAGTGGCCGTATTACCAAACAGAATGTTGGTGACTGATGCAGCACCTGTTTTTGTGAAAGAAGGTGAAACAAAGACTTTTGTATTGGATAACCTTAAAAATAACACTTCTACAACCGCATCAAATGTTTCCAATACACTGGAATTAACCACCAACCCGATCTGGGAAATTATGTTTGCCCTTCCAAGTCTGAAAAATGACCAGAATAATTCAGCAGATGTTATTTTCAACAAATGGTTTGCGGATGTATTGGCTTCTGAAATCTTCAAAGCTAATCCTAAAATGAAAACAGTGTTTGATGAGTATCAGGGCAAAGGATTATTAAATTCAAATCTTGAAAAAAATCAGGAACTTAAACAGCTGCTATTGGATGAGACTCCATGGGTGCTGGAAAGTAAAAATGAGGCTGAACAGATGCAAAAACTGGCTCTTCTGTTTGATGTGAACACGATGAGAAATTCAATTAATCAGAATTGGGATGATTTCAGCAAACTTCAAAATCCTGATGGTGGATTCTCATGGTATGCAGGATATCCAAGCTCTTATAGTACTTCATTATACATTCTTAAAAACCTTGGAAAGATTAATCTATGGCTAAAAGATAATGCAAAAGAATATCAGAGTGCAGGGCAGAATGCTTTAGTATCAAAATTGATCCAGTATGTAGATAACGAGATCAGCAAATATGCAGATACTAAGAAAGAAAATGTCTGGAGCAATTGGGTTCTTGATTATTTGGATACCAGAAACTACTGGGAAAAACAATATCCTTTAAAAGGAAAAGGAGCTGCCTTGAAAACGTTGGTAAAACAAAAAGCAAAAACAGCAAAAATTACCGACTTTACCTTCTTCGGACTTCACCGTGCAGCTTTATTGATGAATGATTATGGAGTGAAAGACGTATCTGATAAATTGATGACTTACCTTAAAGAAACTTCAACAGATACTAAAACTCAAGGAGTATATTGGAAGCAGAACTTAAACGATTGGGGTTGGTTCAGCTCTAAAGTAGTAAATCATGCTGGGGCATTAGAGGCTTTCAATACATTAAAAGCAAATGACACAAACTTTATAGAAGATGCGAAGATCTGGCTGGTAACCCAGAAAGAAGTGAACTCATGGGGAAGCTCAAGAGGAACGGCTGAAGTAATCTTTACTATCTTAAATTCAGGAAAATCGTGGACAGGTGCTGAAAGTGATAAAGCAACTATCGTTTGGGGTGGAAAAGAAATTGTTCCTCAGACTCAGGCAACAGGATATGTAAAATCAACCGTGAAAACGGATGCTATAGATAAAAACCTTGGAACGGTTACAATTACCAAACCTGGGCCTGGAATTGTTCAGGGAGGATTATTCTGGCAGTATTATGAAGATCTGGATAAAATTAAATCATCCGAAAATTATATTTCCGTAACCAAAGAACTGTACAAAAAAGTGAAGACAGTAAACGGAGAAGAACTTCAGAAAATTTCACCGGAAACACCATTGAAAGTAGGAGATAAAGTAACGGTAAGAATGATCCTGAACACAGACAGAGCAATGGAATTTATTCATATTAAAGATATGCGTGCAGCAGGATTTGAACCTCTTGATGCGTTGTCAGGATACCAGTGGAAAAATAATTTGGGATATTATCAATCTTCTAAAGATGCGTCCACTAATTTCTATATTCAATATATGCCAAAAGGTAAATATGTGTTTGAATATGATGTCGTTGCTAATGCGTCCGGAAAGTTCTCAAACGGCATTACTACAATGCAGAATTACTATGCTCCACAGATGAATGCCCATACAAAAGGAACAGGAATTCAGATTTTGGAATGA